A single window of Narcine bancroftii isolate sNarBan1 chromosome 1, sNarBan1.hap1, whole genome shotgun sequence DNA harbors:
- the nsun6 gene encoding tRNA (cytosine(72)-C(5))-methyltransferase NSUN6 isoform X2, whose product MSIFPKISLKPEVEVYLRNAFKNKELLSSLTSEEWNVRFEALLSRLSHPPAFTTVRVNTCLVSKDHVKRLLTEEIRKEFKQWPVDDISILDHPNLPDIILIPNIGPRENLQKHSFEVIVGAQCGNAVLRGAHVFIPGILSAPKLMKAGDSVSVYSDVHGKCKRGAKEYKGAKVFVGNGVAELSRNEIFCSNSTLRGVGIRMTEPVYVTPSFDNISNSFLFLQNLPSVVVSHVLGPKAGERILDICAGPGGKTTHIAALMNDEGEVVAIDKIANKVKKIKQNAENLQLKCINVFCFDGTSALAKEGIGDEQEGPPFPPKSFDRVLLDAPCSGLGQRPNMACDWSLKEITSYQPLQRKLFRVAVNLLKPGGVLVYSTCTITLAENEEQVAWALSTFPCLQLHQQIEEKKPD is encoded by the exons ATGTCAATTTTCCCCAAAATTTCTCTCAAACCTGAGGTGGAGGTCTATCTCAGAAATGCTTTCAAGAATAAAGAG CTTTTGTCCAGTTTGACTTCTGAGGAGTGGAATGTCAGATTTGAAGCTCTTCTCAGCCGTTTGTCACATCCTCCTGCTTTCACAACCGTCAGAGTCAATACTTGCTTGGTTTCAAAAGACCATGTGAAAAGGTTGTTGACTGAAGAGATTCGAAAG GAATTTAAACAGTGGCCTGTGGATGATATTTCAATATTGGACCATCCAAATCTTCCTGATATTATTTTAATCCCTAATATTGGTCCCAG GGAAAATCTACAAAAACATTCCTTTGAAGTGATTGTGGGAGCACAGTGTGGGAATGCTGTTCTTCGTGGAGCTCATGTTTTTATTCCTGGTATTCTTTCAGCTCCAaaat TAATGAAAGCTGGCGATAGTGTTTCAGTGTATTCAGATGTCCATGGTAAATGTAAAAGGGGTGCAAAGGAATATAAAGGAGCAAAAGTATTTGTAGGGAATGGAGTTGCTGAATTAAGCcgcaatgaaatattttgctcaaacTCTACTTTAAG GggtgtgggaatcagaatgactGAGCCTGTTTATGTCACCCCATCATTTGACAACATATCGAATAGTTTTCTGTTTTTACAG AACTTGCCATCTGTAGTAGTGAGCCATGTGTTGGGTCCAAAAGCTGGAGAGCGAATCCTGGATATTTGTGCTGGTCCTGGTGGAAAAACGACTCATATTGCAGCATTAATGAATGATGAG GGTGAAGTGGTTGCAATTGACAAGATTGCAAATAAAGTAAAGAAGATAAAACAGAATGCTGAGAACTTACAGTTGAAATGCATAAATGTGTTTTGCTTTGATGGAACAAGTGCCCTTGCAAAAGAGGGAATTGGGGATGAGCAAG AGGGTCCTCCATTCCCACCAAAATCTTTTGATCGGGTACTTCTAGATGCCCCTTGCAGTGGGTTAGGTCAGAGACCCAATATGGCCTGTGATTGGAGTTTAAAGGAAATCACTTCTTACCAGCCATTGCAGCGAAAATTGTTCAGAGTG GCGGTCAATTTACTAAAGCCTGGAGGCGTTTTGGTCTATAGCACATGTACAATAACACTGGCAGAAAATGAAGAACAAGTTGCTTGGGCACTCAGTACTTTTCCTTGCTTACAGTTGCATCAACAG